The following proteins are encoded in a genomic region of bacterium:
- a CDS encoding ATP-binding protein — protein sequence MKDDKGKKEKEMENLGKIVPVISGKGGVGKSTVAVNLALSLAKMGKRVALIDADFYGPSIPTLLGGGEIKTDHEGKLIPPETHGMKYVSLGFFLSNPDDAVIWRGPMFNKALNQLFQDVNWGVVEYCIVDMPPGTGDAQISLVQMVQLAGAVVVTTPQEVALADVRKALSMLEKVNVPALGIVENMSGFIAPDGVRHDIFGSGGGKALAEAQGLPLLAQIPLDPAIREGGDVGMPVALVEGNNSSRELFQGLANRVIEGVEALAAQGGETAVVN from the coding sequence TTGAAGGATGATAAAGGAAAGAAGGAAAAGGAAATGGAGAACCTAGGAAAGATTGTCCCGGTTATTTCAGGTAAGGGAGGTGTCGGAAAATCGACGGTGGCAGTAAATCTTGCCTTGTCATTAGCAAAGATGGGGAAAAGGGTAGCACTTATTGACGCAGATTTTTATGGCCCGAGTATTCCTACTTTGCTCGGCGGGGGAGAGATCAAGACTGACCATGAGGGCAAGCTGATTCCGCCTGAGACACACGGGATGAAGTATGTATCACTTGGATTTTTTCTCTCGAATCCAGATGATGCTGTGATTTGGCGTGGCCCTATGTTCAACAAAGCCCTCAATCAGCTCTTTCAAGATGTAAATTGGGGAGTTGTGGAGTATTGCATCGTGGACATGCCTCCGGGGACTGGAGATGCCCAAATTTCACTCGTTCAAATGGTGCAGCTTGCTGGAGCCGTGGTTGTTACCACGCCGCAAGAAGTGGCACTTGCTGATGTGAGAAAAGCATTAAGTATGCTCGAGAAAGTGAATGTGCCGGCGTTGGGAATTGTGGAGAATATGAGTGGCTTTATAGCTCCGGATGGGGTCAGGCATGATATTTTTGGGAGTGGAGGAGGAAAAGCTCTCGCTGAGGCACAGGGGTTGCCTTTACTCGCTCAGATTCCTCTCGATCCTGCTATCCGTGAGGGGGGAGACGTTGGGATGCCGGTTGCCCTGGTTGAGGGCAATAATTCATCTCGAGAGTTATTTCAGGGGCTTGCGAATAGAGTCATCGAGGGTGTTGAGGCTCTGGCTGCCCAGGGAGGAGAGACAGCCGTCGTCAATTGA
- the secG gene encoding preprotein translocase subunit SecG, which translates to MLFTTVLIIHSLLCVVLIGLVLLQQGKGADAGATFGGSSSSLFGAAGATDFVTKLTTTLAIGFMVTSILLIRSYNSGGARGISSSSAPKSVVEGSIMQPVSEVGATTANAPETVESNVTTDSTATKQESASSAEGEQQEAVEVQGVEEKTAE; encoded by the coding sequence ATGTTATTTACTACAGTGCTTATCATTCACTCTCTCTTATGCGTAGTTCTCATAGGGTTGGTTCTCTTACAGCAGGGAAAAGGCGCTGATGCAGGAGCCACTTTTGGAGGTTCCAGTAGTTCTCTGTTTGGAGCGGCAGGGGCAACAGACTTCGTCACCAAACTGACTACTACCTTAGCCATAGGATTTATGGTGACCTCGATACTCTTGATTCGTTCATATAACTCTGGTGGCGCAAGAGGAATATCTTCAAGTAGTGCTCCAAAAAGTGTGGTCGAAGGCTCTATTATGCAGCCAGTCTCTGAAGTTGGTGCTACAACGGCCAACGCGCCTGAGACGGTAGAGAGTAATGTGACTACTGATTCAACTGCTACCAAACAGGAGAGTGCCTCGAGTGCGGAAGGAGAACAGCAAGAAGCAGTAGAGGTACAAGGCGTTGAGGAGAAGACCGCTGAGTAG